TGAACAGCGCGGGCTGGACCACACTTGCACTGTCGTCGGCAGGGAAGTTCTCGTCGAGAAGATAGTCGAGCGGAGAACGACCGAATTGGGCATCGAACAGTTCCGCGCAGCGATCGACCTCCGCGCGGAACTGGGGGAACGCGTCGTAGAAGAGTCGCCCCATTCCCGGCCGCTGTCCGCCCTGCCCGGGGAACACGAATCCCCGTCGGCGTGAGGTCGCGGGCATTGAGTTGCGGACCACCCGGGCGTGGTCCGTTCCGGTGACCACGGCGCGCAGGCCGGCCACCAGTTGGTCGTGATCGTCGACAGCGATCAGCGCGCGGTACCGGCGCGCCGTGCGGGTCCGAAAGATCATGCCCGCAATGCGGTCAGGGGAGACCTTTGGACGTTCAAGCACATAGGTAAGGAGTGCGGAGGCCTCTCTCCGCAGTACCTCAGGGGTGTCTGCGGAGAGCAGGACGGGGATGGCCCCGCCGGGCAAGCGGTGGCTAGACATCGTCGCCTTCCTCTCCCTCTGAGTCGCTGGCCGGCATCGCGATGATGGCGTGTGCATTGGCGCCACCGGCTCCGAACGACGAGACCGCGCCGTACCGGATGCCGTTCTTCGGCTCCCACGGGTGCAACTTGGTGGCCAGGCGGATCCCTGTCATCGACCAGTCGACCTTGGTGGTGGGATTGTCCGCGAACAAAGTGGGCGGGATGTGTCCGTGCTGTCCGGACAGCAGCAGCTTGGTCAGGCCAACGATGCCCGCAGCGGCCTGTGCATGCCCAGCGTTGGACTTTGAAGAGCCCAGAAATGCACTGGAGCCACCGGCGCCGTACGTACTCTGCAGTGCCATGATCTCCAGCGGATCACCGGCGCGGGTGCCGGTACCGTGTCCTTCGATCATGCCGATATCGGCCGGGTCTACACCAGAGGCGGCGATGGTCGCGGCGACCAGCTTCGCTTGCGCGCGTCCTCGTGGAACGAGAATGGGCTTACCGCCACCATTGTGGTTGGTGCGGATGGCCATGATGCGTCCATAAATGCGGTGACCGAGAGCGCGGGCACGTGATTCCCGTTCCAGCACAACCATTCCGGCCGCTTCGCCCCAAAGAGTGCCGTTGGCCTCGTCAGAGTATGAGCGGCAATGCCCATCGGGGTCGAGGGCGTGAACTCGGGAGAACTCGTAGAACGCGCCCGGCGAACCCAGTACGCAGACAGCGCCTGCCAGCGCCCATTCACACTCGTCTGCCCGTATTGCGGAGGCGGCGAGATGTACTGCCGACAATGATGATGCGCACGCGGAATCGATGCACATCGACGGGCCGATGAGGCCTAGTTGATGCGAAATGCGGCCCGCGATACCGAGTTGTCCTGTGCCGACAATGCGATGTCCGCTGTGGGCATGTACCTGTGCGACCCTGGGGCCATACTCTGTGTACGAGGCTCCCACGAAACATGCGGCCTCAGATCCGTCGACGGTGGCGGGATTGACGCCTGCGTGTTCCAGTGCTTTCCAGGCCAGCCGCATGCCGACTCGCTGTTGCGGGTCCATTGCTATGGCCTCGCGTTGGGTGACGCCGTAGAAGGCCGGATCGAAAACAGTTGCGTCGGTGATGAATCCGCCGGCATCGGAGACTCGGCCCCAGCCTTCGAGGTTGGATAGGGATAACAGTTCATCGATGGGCCAATCCCGATCGCGCGGGAACGGGCCGATGAGCTCTCGGCCGTCAGCAAGAGCATTCCAAAATGCCCTCGGGGTATCGATTCCGCCCGGGGCTTCAATAGCCATCCCCGAGATGACGACGGGGTCGTTCTCGACGCTGGAAGTGATTGCAGGAGTTGATGTCACGGTGTCCTTATCCCTACGACGAGGTCGCGCGGGCAATGTTGGTATTCAGTAGTTCGGCCAGAGCGTCGGTCTGCGAGTTCAGGAAGAAATGCCCGCCATCGAACAAGGTCACTTCCAGTTCGTCGGTGTGCTTGCCCCAGCCGTACAGATCGCGCATCGTGATCATGGGGTCTTGGTCTCCACCGATCGAGTGGATACGTGCCGCAACCTTGACATCATCCGCGCAGGCGTACGCATTGAATGCCTGATAGTCGCCCTTCATGACCGGTAGCGCCATCCGCATCACATCGAGGTTGCCCATGACGGCAGAATTCGTGCCCTCCAGAGCGCCCATATGCGCCAATACCGCATCGTCGTCGGTCGGCAGATCGGGTTTGTCGGCGATATTGCACGGTGCCACCGCCGAGGACACCGTCAGCTGATGCACATCCAGACCAGCAGCCTCTGCCAGGCGGGCGAACTCGAAGGAGATCACGGCTCCCATGCTGTGACCGAAGGTGTGGATAGGAACGCCGCGATTGTGCTCGGACGATTGGAACTCGGCGAAGGCTCCGGCGGCGATATCGGGGAGCGTCGCCAACGCCGGCTCACCCGCCCGATCCTGTCGCCCCGGGTATTGGAAGATTACGACATTAAAATTTGCTGCAGTTGCTTTTGAGAGTGTGCGGTACACCGAGGCTCCGGCACCCGCATGCGGAAAAAGCAGTAGCAATGGTGCATCGGCTGTCTCTGGCTTGTGAAACTGCCTGATCCATCCGAGTTTGCGATCCACGTCCAGCTTCCTTCCAAACTTGCAGATAGTTAGATTAGCCTAACGTAACTCTCGATGGGGTATGTCGCTCGCACCGTCCGCGGTGATGCAGGGCACCCATGGGGAGTCGCCCGCCGTCGCCGGCAGCCATTAAGGTAAGGCTAGGCATAGTTCGGAGATTGAGGTGGTTCGATTCATGCGCGCGGAGTCGCTCGGATTCCAGGCTTTCGTCGTCGGCGGTGACGCTCGGTGAGCGGAGATCAATTGTCCGCACTGGACCGCCGGCGGGAGCTGTTACGCAAACGACTCGCCGAAAGCGGTGTCGAGGCGCAACGCGTCGATGCGGTCCCTCGGGTCCAGGCGGGCGAGCGTCGCCGGCTGGCGCCGGGCCAGCGCCGGCTGTGGTTCCTGCAAACCAAGGATGCGGCCGACACCTCACTCAACATCTGCGTCGCGCACCGGATGCAGGGCGCGCTCGACGGCTCGAAGTTGCGTGATGCCTTCGCCGCGGTGATTGCGCGACACGACATCCTGCGTACTTCATACGGTGTCGATGCTGACGGAGAGCCCTATCAGGTTTTCAGTGACGAAATCGAATTGCCATGGACAACAGTCGATCTAGGGCATCTTGTTGAGGGCGAGCAAGGGCGGGAAGTTCAGGCGCTTGCTGATCGCGAGTTCGGGCGGCCGTTTGAACTCGCGGTGGACGCGCCACTGCGGATCACCCTGCTGCGTCTGAGCGATCAGGACTTTGTCCTGCTGCTGGTGGTTCACCATATCTGCTGGGACGACAACTCGTGGGAAGTGTTCTTCGCCGAGCTGAATGGTCACTACAACGGTCGCCTTACCGAGGGCCACGCGCCGCAGTTTGTCGTCGTGGGGGCTGGAGACGATTCAGCGTCCGAAGCGGACATCGAGTATTGGCGCAAATCCCTGACGCCGCTGCCGGATCCTCTGGAGCTCCCTGGCTCCGCCGCCACGCATTCTTCCAGGGCTGCACGGCGGCGTGCGGCAGCGTTACCTGACGAAACTGCTTCCCGGGTAGAGGAATTCGCCCGCGAGCACTCGGCGACTCCGTTCATGGTGCTGCTGGCGGCCTTCGGGACGCTCGTGTATCGGTACACCGCCGCATCCGATTTCGTGATCGCAATTCCGGTGGCTGAGCGTAAGGCCAATGCGGAAAAGGCGATCGGCTACTTTGGCAACACACTGCTGTTGCGTACCGCATTGGATCCGCGGCAGGGTTTCGCGTCCTACCTCGCCGCTGTGCGCGAGGTGTGCTTGGGAGCTTTCGGTCACCAGGGCGTCGGCATCGATCGAGTGGTCCGCGAAGTCAACCCGATTCGCAATGCCGGGCACGATGGGCTGGACGAGCTGGTCAGGCTCGGCTTCAGCATGCGCAAGGACGCCAGCGGATATCGGCTGGAGGGTGTCCAGGCGACCCAGCTCGATCTCAGTGCTGTCAGTGCGCAGTTGCCGCTGTCGCTGGCGATTGCCGCAGAGTCGTCCGGCACGATGGTTGAGATCGAGTACCAGACCGACACGATGCCCGAATGGCTTGTTGACCAGCTTCTGACGCATTACGGACGTCTACTGGAGGATGGGGTGGCCCGTCCGGAAGTACCTGTTGCTCTGCTGGACCCCTTCGGAGTCGAAGAGCATGCCGCACTGCTCGATCAATCGCGCGGGGTGTTGTCGACCGTCCCGCAGAAAACTCTTGTCGATGTGCTGGAAGAGGCCTGCCGGGCGACGCCCAATGCGCTGGCGCTGGTGGCTGACGATGGCGAACTGACTTACGATGCGCTGCATCGACGTTCCAACCGGCTCGCGAGATGGCTTGTCTCTCAGGACATCGGCACCGAGGACGTCATAGCGCTGAGAATGTCGACCTCGATAGAGTTCATCGTGGCGATGCTCGCAGTCCTCAAATCGGGTGCTGCGTACATGCCGATTGACCCCGCGTTGCCCGCTGAGCGCATCGAGTATCTGACCAGCGATGCGCGGCCGCGAATGGTGCTGGGCACTGAGGAATTCAGGGCCGCTGAGGCGAAGTCTGCGGATTTGGCCGACGCCGCAATCGATGACACCGAACGATTGCGTTCACTGCGGCCCGAGAACTTGGCCTATGTGATTTACACCTCGGGATCCACTGGGCGGCCCAAGGGTGTCGCCGTCGCTCATGCTGCCATCGCCGAGCACATCGTCTCGTTCACAGCAGACTGGAGCATGACTGCCGAGGATCGGATGTTGCAGTCGACTTCGGTGAGTTTCGATGCTTCGTTGGCCGACATTTTGTGCCCTCTGTCTCTAGGGGCACAGGTTGTTGTTCCGAGACCAAAGCCTTTCTCGGATATTGGGTATGTGATCGACCTCGTTCGTCGTCGCGGTGTAACGGTGCTGCACATGGTGCCGTCGCTGCTCAATTCGGTGATGTTATTGCCCGAGGCGCGTGAGCTTCGCGGGCTCCTGCGGCACATTCCTGTGGGCGGTGAGGCATTGCCAGGCGAGGTGGCAGACAAGTTCGCCACCATGTTTGACGCGGAACTGCGGAATCATTACGGCCCCACCGAGGCGGTGGTGTGTTCGACGTACATGCCGGTGGAAGGCCCTCAAGGTAATTCGGTGGTGCCGATCGGCAGGCCGAATCGCAATGTGTATGCCTACGTGCTGGATGAGGCGCTCGCGTTGGTGCCCGCAGGAGTCGTAGGTGAGCTGTATCTCGGTGGCGCCCAACTGGCACGTGGCTACCTTGGTCGGCCAACCCTGACCGCGGAGAGATTCGTGGCCGACCCATTCGGTTCCGGAGGGCGGTTGTATCGGACGGGTGATCTGGTGCGCCGTAATGTTTCCGGCGAACTGGAATTCATCGGTCGCGCGGACGAGCAGGTGAAGGTACGAGGGTTCCGTATCGAGCTCGGCGAGGTGGAAGCGGTCGTAGGCGCCGATCCTCGCGTCGGTCGCTGTGTGGTCACGGTGGTGGAGGACGCTCAGGTGGGGCCAATGCTGGCGGCCTACGTGGTGCCCGCTGCGGGCGGCGATGCGGAGATCAATCTGGAGGAGCTGAAGACTCGTGCGCAGGATCTACTGCCCGGGTATATGGTCCCCAGCGCGTTCGTGGTGATTCCGGAGATTCCGCTGACCACCAGCGGCAAGCTTGACAAGCGGGCGTTGCCGGCCCTCGATGCACTGGTGGACAGGGTGTTTCGTGCCCCGACAACACCCACGGAGCGCCGGATGTGTGCGATCTATGCGCACCTGTTCGGGCGGGCCGAGATCAGCCTGGACGATTCGTTCTTCGAGCTGGGCGGGCATTCCCTGCTTGCTGCGCGTCTCGTGGCGCAGGTCCGGGCTCAATTCGGCATCGACCTGACTGTGCGCACGGTGTTCGACAGCCCCACGCCGGCGGGACTGGCCGAACAACTCACCACGTATTTCCGCGAGGAGTTCGAGATCGAGCTCGACGAGCTGGACCTCGATGAGTCAGACGAGATGGAGGCCGCGCCGCAGGACGGCCGCCCAGAACTGGTTCGGGCCGTGAGGCCGGATCGACTCCCGTTGTCCTCCTCGCAGCTGTCCATGTGGTTCGAGTGCCAGATGGAGGGTGTCACCGACATCGCCAACATGTGGCTCGCGTTGCGCTTCGACGGTCCGCTGCAGACCGCTGCGTTGAGCGCTGCGCTGGGCGACGTGGTCGCGCGGCATGAGACGTTGCGGACCAACTTCGCGATTCATGAAGGCGCGCCGTACCAGATCGTGCATCCGTCACGGGAGTTGTCGATCCCGGTCCTCCAACGATCTGCGGAGGACCTTTCGGAGACGCTGGCAGAGCTGCGACACCACATTTTCGGGCTGGAGTCGGAGTCGTTGATACGGCCCACCATCATCGAATTGGGTCCGCGGGAACACGTGCTGGCGCTGGTGGTGCATCACCTGGTGGTGGATCATGCCTCATTCACCGTGATCGTCGACGACCTCGTGACCGCCTACCGTGCGCGTATCGAGGGGGAGGCCCCGAAAT
The nucleotide sequence above comes from Mycobacteroides saopaulense. Encoded proteins:
- a CDS encoding beta-ketoacyl [acyl carrier protein] synthase domain-containing protein; this translates as MTSSVENDPVVISGMAIEAPGGIDTPRAFWNALADGRELIGPFPRDRDWPIDELLSLSNLEGWGRVSDAGGFITDATVFDPAFYGVTQREAIAMDPQQRVGMRLAWKALEHAGVNPATVDGSEAACFVGASYTEYGPRVAQVHAHSGHRIVGTGQLGIAGRISHQLGLIGPSMCIDSACASSLSAVHLAASAIRADECEWALAGAVCVLGSPGAFYEFSRVHALDPDGHCRSYSDEANGTLWGEAAGMVVLERESRARALGHRIYGRIMAIRTNHNGGGKPILVPRGRAQAKLVAATIAASGVDPADIGMIEGHGTGTRAGDPLEIMALQSTYGAGGSSAFLGSSKSNAGHAQAAAGIVGLTKLLLSGQHGHIPPTLFADNPTTKVDWSMTGIRLATKLHPWEPKNGIRYGAVSSFGAGGANAHAIIAMPASDSEGEEGDDV
- a CDS encoding thioesterase II family protein: MDRKLGWIRQFHKPETADAPLLLLFPHAGAGASVYRTLSKATAANFNVVIFQYPGRQDRAGEPALATLPDIAAGAFAEFQSSEHNRGVPIHTFGHSMGAVISFEFARLAEAAGLDVHQLTVSSAVAPCNIADKPDLPTDDDAVLAHMGALEGTNSAVMGNLDVMRMALPVMKGDYQAFNAYACADDVKVAARIHSIGGDQDPMITMRDLYGWGKHTDELEVTLFDGGHFFLNSQTDALAELLNTNIARATSS
- a CDS encoding non-ribosomal peptide synthetase; this translates as MSGDQLSALDRRRELLRKRLAESGVEAQRVDAVPRVQAGERRRLAPGQRRLWFLQTKDAADTSLNICVAHRMQGALDGSKLRDAFAAVIARHDILRTSYGVDADGEPYQVFSDEIELPWTTVDLGHLVEGEQGREVQALADREFGRPFELAVDAPLRITLLRLSDQDFVLLLVVHHICWDDNSWEVFFAELNGHYNGRLTEGHAPQFVVVGAGDDSASEADIEYWRKSLTPLPDPLELPGSAATHSSRAARRRAAALPDETASRVEEFAREHSATPFMVLLAAFGTLVYRYTAASDFVIAIPVAERKANAEKAIGYFGNTLLLRTALDPRQGFASYLAAVREVCLGAFGHQGVGIDRVVREVNPIRNAGHDGLDELVRLGFSMRKDASGYRLEGVQATQLDLSAVSAQLPLSLAIAAESSGTMVEIEYQTDTMPEWLVDQLLTHYGRLLEDGVARPEVPVALLDPFGVEEHAALLDQSRGVLSTVPQKTLVDVLEEACRATPNALALVADDGELTYDALHRRSNRLARWLVSQDIGTEDVIALRMSTSIEFIVAMLAVLKSGAAYMPIDPALPAERIEYLTSDARPRMVLGTEEFRAAEAKSADLADAAIDDTERLRSLRPENLAYVIYTSGSTGRPKGVAVAHAAIAEHIVSFTADWSMTAEDRMLQSTSVSFDASLADILCPLSLGAQVVVPRPKPFSDIGYVIDLVRRRGVTVLHMVPSLLNSVMLLPEARELRGLLRHIPVGGEALPGEVADKFATMFDAELRNHYGPTEAVVCSTYMPVEGPQGNSVVPIGRPNRNVYAYVLDEALALVPAGVVGELYLGGAQLARGYLGRPTLTAERFVADPFGSGGRLYRTGDLVRRNVSGELEFIGRADEQVKVRGFRIELGEVEAVVGADPRVGRCVVTVVEDAQVGPMLAAYVVPAAGGDAEINLEELKTRAQDLLPGYMVPSAFVVIPEIPLTTSGKLDKRALPALDALVDRVFRAPTTPTERRMCAIYAHLFGRAEISLDDSFFELGGHSLLAARLVAQVRAQFGIDLTVRTVFDSPTPAGLAEQLTTYFREEFEIELDELDLDESDEMEAAPQDGRPELVRAVRPDRLPLSSSQLSMWFECQMEGVTDIANMWLALRFDGPLQTAALSAALGDVVARHETLRTNFAIHEGAPYQIVHPSRELSIPVLQRSAEDLSETLAELRHHIFGLESESLIRPTIIELGPREHVLALVVHHLVVDHASFTVIVDDLVTAYRARIEGEAPKWDPQPVQYADYVLWQREAFGPDSEFGQSETAYWRELLAGVPVEIAVAHDRARPQILGKRGEVERFTVSPERRQALTRMAEQRGVTEFMVYQAALATVLHRLGGGADIVIGSPVAARVHPHVANLVGLFANMVALRNDLSGDPTVREVLERSRDATLNAHTHQELPIEKLVEAINPPRSLSWNPLFQTMVNFRGADWGTEAQDLTGSGETSMVPLPMEVDVSFLDLNFALNVTPEGGLDVSVVANADLYEVETTRLIAQALDAAFDAFVTHQDTRISEIVLLPVDAMERLLAPPAAAVERTAGPVNEGSEETKRILIALLEELLEISGIDPEDNFFALGGDSVISIQWSTRAAERGLAMTPQMVFECATISQLAGAVDSADHVMVEDNPAPSARVEPSAPMSASGLSAEALAELTASWQAQS